In the Flagellimonas sp. HMM57 genome, one interval contains:
- a CDS encoding S41 family peptidase: MKKVLVVSILISFFSFDKEPEYLTRSAIEQDLAFFDEFLQNNSSYQGLNGYNYKKDFDAFLEGTKDSAITKVDFGMFLTTSIGKIGDRHAYVRGDQLPNNLFLPFIVAPIKNKVIALEFDQSKTEYRPLYPEYPFLKSINTAPINDFLKRLRPKDVKAPKAAFQTRAVKELKYMERNYAVMDKKPPKEFLFTFTNGNTDTIVKTSLESKRSKYKTWDERFARLYGQEKEELNNLELCKSLLRIDEDNIAYARLPSMVHSRDAPIFFKYFNRFFQEVKNSKALIIDVRSNGGGTRDLIRELAGYLVHPDSIHVVNVAKQRCKLPLSEHLKRSLHRRFLFSKEELDSEEQNAVKKFMAAFSPMYTLDDKKFSQYHFYVLNGKKISNNKYHYDKPVYILANERSFSAASILVSVFKGLPNVNIVGVNTDGSSGNSVAFRLPNSKIEGKISTMVSYQKNGKILDGVGTEPDIVIERNIDQVLWKKDYQLDRLKDIINAEPNDN; encoded by the coding sequence ATGAAAAAAGTTCTCGTAGTATCAATCCTAATATCTTTCTTTTCTTTTGACAAAGAACCTGAATATTTAACAAGAAGCGCTATTGAACAAGATTTAGCATTCTTTGATGAATTTCTTCAAAACAATTCCTCATACCAAGGATTGAACGGATACAACTACAAAAAAGATTTTGATGCTTTTTTAGAGGGCACAAAAGATAGTGCCATAACCAAAGTAGATTTTGGCATGTTTTTAACCACCTCCATTGGCAAAATAGGTGACCGGCATGCTTACGTCAGGGGAGATCAATTGCCCAATAATTTGTTTCTTCCGTTTATTGTAGCACCCATCAAGAATAAGGTTATTGCCTTAGAATTTGATCAATCAAAAACCGAATATCGCCCGTTATATCCTGAATATCCATTTTTAAAATCCATAAATACTGCTCCGATAAACGACTTTCTAAAGCGTCTCAGGCCAAAAGATGTTAAAGCCCCCAAGGCGGCGTTTCAGACTCGTGCCGTTAAAGAGCTTAAATACATGGAACGGAATTATGCCGTTATGGATAAAAAGCCTCCCAAAGAATTTCTGTTCACCTTTACAAATGGTAATACCGATACCATTGTTAAAACCTCTTTAGAGAGCAAGCGAAGTAAATATAAAACGTGGGACGAAAGATTTGCCCGTTTGTACGGACAGGAGAAAGAAGAGTTGAATAATCTAGAGCTCTGTAAATCACTGTTACGTATTGATGAGGACAACATAGCATATGCCAGACTCCCAAGTATGGTTCATTCCAGAGATGCACCCATTTTTTTCAAATACTTCAATCGTTTTTTCCAAGAGGTAAAGAACAGTAAGGCATTAATTATAGATGTACGAAGTAATGGCGGGGGTACCCGTGATCTAATTCGAGAACTAGCGGGCTATCTTGTCCATCCAGATTCCATACATGTTGTCAATGTGGCAAAGCAACGATGTAAATTGCCCCTTAGTGAGCATTTAAAACGTAGTTTACATCGTCGGTTTTTGTTTTCTAAAGAGGAATTGGATAGCGAAGAGCAAAATGCCGTTAAAAAGTTTATGGCTGCGTTTTCCCCAATGTATACTTTAGATGACAAAAAATTTAGCCAATATCATTTTTATGTTCTAAATGGGAAAAAGATATCCAATAACAAATATCACTACGATAAACCAGTTTACATTCTGGCAAACGAAAGAAGTTTTAGTGCCGCATCCATTCTTGTTTCTGTATTCAAGGGATTACCTAATGTGAACATTGTTGGGGTAAATACCGATGGTTCTAGTGGAAATAGCGTAGCGTTTAGATTACCAAATTCAAAAATAGAAGGAAAAATAAGCACCATGGTTTCATATCAAAAAAATGGTAAAATACTAGATGGCGTAGGCACCGAACCAGATATCGTCATTGAAAGAAATATAGACCAGGTTTTGTGGAAAAAGGATTATCAGCTAGATAGATTGAAGGACATCATAAACGCTGAACCAAACGACAATTAA
- a CDS encoding GNAT family N-acetyltransferase codes for MTFRKATKNDVATIVAMIADDELGRKRESFQKPLPEEYIKAFDKINADENQELIVVENEDAEIIGTLQLSFIQYLTYRGGIRAQIEAVRIRKDKRGLGIGKKMFEWAIDRAKERNAHLLQLTTDKKRPKAITFYEDLGFKASHEGMKLHFT; via the coding sequence ATGACATTCAGAAAAGCTACAAAAAATGATGTTGCAACAATCGTTGCAATGATTGCCGATGATGAACTTGGAAGAAAACGAGAGAGTTTTCAAAAACCTTTACCTGAAGAATACATAAAGGCTTTTGATAAAATAAATGCCGATGAAAATCAGGAGTTGATAGTTGTTGAAAATGAAGATGCTGAAATTATAGGCACTTTACAATTATCTTTTATACAATACCTAACTTATCGCGGGGGAATAAGAGCACAGATTGAGGCGGTTAGGATACGAAAGGATAAAAGAGGGCTTGGAATTGGAAAGAAAATGTTTGAATGGGCCATTGATAGGGCTAAAGAACGAAATGCCCATTTATTACAATTAACGACCGACAAAAAAAGACCCAAGGCGATTACGTTTTACGAGGATTTGGGATTCAAAGCATCACACGAAGGAATGAAATTACATTTTACATAA
- a CDS encoding N-acetyltransferase, producing MEIQNSQLTDIPKIFELYRIASAYMESKKQVPWPEFQQELVLTEIEENRQWKLLIDDQIVCVWATALNDELIWGIKNNESAIYIHRIAVNPNFRGQNLVGKIVGWANAYGQENNLKFIRMDTVGLNKGLIGHYQKHGFQFLGTKKLENTNGLPDHYKQGEVCYFQREIK from the coding sequence ATGGAAATACAAAATAGCCAATTGACCGACATTCCCAAAATATTTGAGTTATATCGAATCGCCTCCGCTTACATGGAATCGAAAAAACAAGTTCCCTGGCCAGAATTTCAACAGGAGTTAGTCTTGACAGAAATTGAAGAAAACAGGCAGTGGAAATTGCTTATTGATGACCAAATTGTCTGCGTTTGGGCAACCGCACTGAACGATGAATTGATTTGGGGTATCAAAAACAACGAGTCTGCCATCTATATTCATCGTATTGCAGTCAACCCCAATTTTCGAGGTCAAAATCTTGTGGGGAAAATAGTTGGGTGGGCCAATGCATACGGCCAAGAAAACAATCTCAAATTTATTAGAATGGACACGGTCGGTCTAAATAAGGGATTGATTGGCCACTACCAAAAACATGGCTTTCAATTTTTAGGAACCAAAAAGCTCGAAAATACCAATGGACTTCCTGATCATTATAAACAAGGCGAAGTATGTTATTTTCAAAGAGAGATTAAATAA
- a CDS encoding nuclear transport factor 2 family protein, which produces MKRSIILSTFLFLLINFYLQGQSQKDSTDIKQVALDYIESQHNVEPGQFERAAHPRMVKRTFWTDKKTGKEYLRETFTDAMILLAETYNQDGSNFPDNPKKEVIILDIYDKTASVKLIADDWIDYMHIVKLNGKWQLVNVLWQFNNSEDH; this is translated from the coding sequence ATGAAACGATCTATCATCCTTTCCACATTCCTTTTTCTCCTCATCAACTTTTACCTCCAAGGTCAATCCCAAAAAGACTCTACGGACATTAAACAAGTGGCATTGGATTATATCGAATCCCAGCATAATGTAGAACCTGGGCAATTTGAGCGTGCTGCCCATCCAAGAATGGTAAAAAGGACGTTTTGGACAGATAAAAAAACAGGAAAGGAATATTTAAGGGAAACGTTTACCGATGCCATGATTTTGCTTGCTGAAACCTACAATCAAGACGGCAGTAATTTTCCGGACAACCCTAAAAAAGAAGTTATTATTCTCGATATTTATGATAAAACTGCTTCGGTAAAACTCATTGCGGATGATTGGATCGATTATATGCATATTGTAAAACTCAACGGGAAATGGCAGCTTGTTAATGTATTATGGCAGTTTAACAATTCTGAAGACCATTAA
- a CDS encoding NAD(P)-dependent oxidoreductase: MKKVLITGGFGKIAKHFILNFNHKYKITAADIVTDAKTFTNNVTIEQADLMDFSVCLRLCKGIDTVVHLAGLVDPVSESEELLETNIRTTQNIFKAAVKSKCKKLIFASSAQTIESYPTDIQVHKDMHVRPKNIYGVSKCFGEALAAYYAHNKNISAICLRIGAYEFPKDFTEMNARDLSAFLHPDDFNQLLIGCIEAPNLKYEVLNAISDNRHKRLDITESREKVGYLPKADAFELFKLKAD; encoded by the coding sequence ATGAAAAAAGTACTGATAACAGGAGGCTTTGGAAAAATAGCAAAACATTTTATACTCAACTTCAATCACAAATACAAGATAACCGCAGCGGACATTGTAACAGACGCCAAGACCTTTACCAATAACGTAACCATTGAACAGGCCGATTTAATGGACTTTTCAGTCTGCCTAAGACTGTGTAAAGGAATCGATACGGTAGTCCATTTGGCCGGATTGGTCGACCCCGTTTCAGAATCGGAAGAACTATTGGAAACAAACATAAGAACAACCCAAAATATTTTTAAGGCAGCTGTTAAATCGAAATGCAAAAAACTGATTTTTGCCAGTAGTGCCCAGACCATCGAAAGCTATCCTACCGACATCCAAGTACATAAAGACATGCACGTAAGACCTAAAAACATTTACGGAGTTTCAAAATGCTTTGGGGAGGCTTTGGCGGCGTATTACGCCCATAACAAAAACATCTCTGCAATATGCTTGCGAATTGGTGCCTACGAGTTCCCAAAGGACTTTACCGAAATGAACGCTCGGGATTTAAGCGCATTTTTACATCCCGATGATTTTAACCAATTGTTAATTGGATGCATTGAGGCACCAAACCTAAAGTACGAGGTTCTTAACGCTATTTCAGACAACAGACACAAAAGACTGGACATAACAGAATCAAGGGAAAAAGTAGGGTATCTTCCTAAAGCGGATGCTTTTGAACTTTTTAAGCTCAAAGCAGATTGA